The Tautonia marina genome has a window encoding:
- the folD gene encoding bifunctional methylenetetrahydrofolate dehydrogenase/methenyltetrahydrofolate cyclohydrolase FolD — translation MPAQILDGKETARAIRLELRDRVAVLREQRGKVPGLTAVLVGDDPASAIYVRNKEKAAREVGMEGTVHRLPSATSEEKLLAVVDRLNDDPAVDGILVQLPLPNQIDPNRVIDRVSPSKDVDGFHPENVGLLAIGRPRFASCTPLGVVELLRRHGIETKGKRAVVLGRSNIVGKPMALLLLQKGAFGDATVTVCHSASQEISEIVREADVLIAAVGRPEFVRGDWIKPGAVVVDVGIHRKEDGSLCGDVVFDEAAEVASWISPVPGGVGPMTIAMLLANTVASAEQSAGV, via the coding sequence GTGCCGGCGCAGATCCTCGATGGGAAAGAGACGGCCCGAGCGATTCGCCTCGAACTTCGAGATCGGGTGGCGGTGCTTCGGGAACAGCGGGGGAAGGTGCCCGGCCTGACGGCGGTGCTGGTCGGGGATGATCCGGCCAGTGCGATCTATGTCAGAAACAAGGAGAAGGCGGCGCGAGAGGTGGGAATGGAGGGGACCGTCCATCGCCTCCCGTCCGCAACGAGTGAAGAGAAACTGCTGGCGGTCGTCGATCGGCTGAACGACGACCCGGCGGTGGATGGGATTCTCGTGCAGTTGCCCTTGCCCAATCAGATTGACCCGAACCGGGTGATCGACCGGGTGAGCCCGAGCAAGGACGTGGACGGGTTTCACCCGGAAAACGTCGGCCTGCTGGCGATCGGTCGGCCGAGGTTCGCGTCGTGTACGCCGCTGGGGGTTGTTGAACTGCTGCGCCGGCACGGAATCGAGACGAAGGGTAAACGAGCGGTGGTGCTAGGAAGGTCGAACATTGTCGGCAAGCCGATGGCACTGCTGTTGCTCCAGAAGGGTGCGTTCGGCGACGCGACGGTCACGGTCTGCCACTCGGCCAGCCAGGAGATTTCGGAGATCGTTCGAGAGGCGGACGTGCTGATCGCGGCGGTCGGGCGGCCCGAGTTTGTCCGGGGAGACTGGATCAAGCCGGGGGCGGTGGTGGTAGACGTGGGGATTCACCGGAAGGAGGACGGCAGCCTTTGCGGCGATGTCGTGTTCGACGAGGCCGCCGAGGTGGCCTCGTGGATCTCGCCGGTTCCGGGAGGAGTCGGCCCCATGACCATCGCGATGCTGCTGGCCAACACGGTTGCCTCGGCAGAGCAATCGGCGGGGGTGTGA